Proteins encoded by one window of Halomonas sp. SH5A2:
- a CDS encoding hemerythrin domain-containing protein, whose translation MNALELLKQDHDEVRDLLTQLVNTTEQAAKKRPELLAKIEKELHVHTQIEEEIFYPAFLKAAKKKEDERLYHEALEEHRAVEDQVMPDLKKADPGSTEFSGQAKVLKELVEHHASEEEDEMFEHARKLISENELEKLGEKMEERKAQLMAG comes from the coding sequence ATGAATGCCCTGGAATTGCTAAAGCAGGACCATGACGAGGTACGCGATCTATTGACTCAACTTGTCAATACTACCGAGCAGGCCGCCAAGAAGCGTCCGGAGTTGCTGGCTAAGATCGAAAAAGAACTCCATGTACACACGCAAATTGAAGAAGAAATATTCTATCCGGCCTTCTTGAAAGCGGCCAAGAAAAAGGAAGACGAAAGACTTTATCATGAAGCGCTCGAGGAACATCGTGCCGTCGAAGACCAGGTAATGCCTGATCTGAAAAAGGCCGATCCAGGTAGCACCGAGTTTTCCGGCCAGGCCAAAGTATTGAAGGAACTGGTTGAACACCATGCGTCCGAAGAAGAAGACGAAATGTTTGAGCACGCCCGTAAGCTGATCTCGGAAAATGAGCTTGAAAAGCTTGGCGAGAAAATGGAAGAGCGCAAGGCGCAATTAATGGCAGGGTAA
- a CDS encoding NAD(P)/FAD-dependent oxidoreductase → MDLKSGYPFWAVKNGLMVTFPQLDADLTCDVVVMGAGITGALIADELARHGHDVVVIDQRDVCWGSTSASTALLQYEIDTHATELARRYDDATALLAYQSSLNAISEIEELARKVGDVDFATGESLYYASKPADHSSLIDEFAWRKQNGFPVRWLSRAALKDEYGLKAPAAILSTVAARVDPYRLASRLLERIQKKGARVFDRTEVTSMTATANSVELITDRGMSITAKHTVVANGYESQHWLHETVAKNLSSYAYITDPVDPDELRWLADTMVWESSRPYIYLRSTGDGRLLVGGEDDNHDIPARRDRRVNRKAAKLQRKVARLFPNLNAQPAFAWAGTFAETSDGLPLFGKHSQHGPRVLFALAYGGNGITYSMLGAGLLRAQIEERPHPLTELFAFSRLG, encoded by the coding sequence ATGGACCTGAAAAGCGGATATCCATTCTGGGCGGTTAAGAATGGCCTGATGGTTACCTTCCCGCAGCTGGATGCCGACCTGACGTGCGATGTGGTGGTGATGGGCGCTGGCATTACCGGTGCGCTGATCGCAGATGAACTGGCTCGCCATGGCCACGATGTGGTGGTGATTGATCAGCGCGATGTCTGCTGGGGCAGCACGTCGGCCAGCACTGCGTTGCTGCAGTATGAAATCGATACCCATGCAACAGAGCTTGCCCGCCGCTACGATGACGCCACGGCACTTCTGGCCTATCAATCCAGTTTAAACGCAATCAGTGAGATCGAAGAACTAGCCCGCAAGGTGGGTGATGTGGATTTCGCCACCGGCGAAAGCTTGTACTACGCAAGCAAGCCCGCCGATCATTCAAGCCTTATCGATGAATTTGCTTGGCGAAAACAAAACGGCTTTCCGGTTCGCTGGCTAAGCCGCGCCGCGCTCAAGGACGAATATGGATTGAAAGCGCCCGCGGCCATCCTCAGTACCGTCGCCGCTCGGGTGGACCCCTATCGGCTCGCCTCAAGGCTGCTGGAGCGGATCCAAAAAAAAGGCGCGCGCGTTTTTGATCGCACCGAAGTGACGTCCATGACCGCAACAGCAAATTCGGTTGAACTGATCACTGACAGAGGCATGTCGATAACAGCGAAACACACAGTCGTTGCCAACGGCTATGAATCCCAACATTGGCTGCACGAGACCGTTGCGAAAAATCTCAGCAGCTACGCTTACATCACCGACCCCGTCGATCCGGATGAGCTGCGCTGGCTGGCCGACACAATGGTGTGGGAGTCTTCTCGGCCGTATATCTATTTGCGCTCTACCGGCGATGGGCGGCTGCTGGTGGGTGGCGAAGACGACAATCACGACATACCGGCCCGCCGAGATCGGCGGGTCAACCGCAAGGCGGCAAAGCTGCAACGCAAGGTTGCCCGTTTGTTTCCCAACCTGAATGCGCAACCGGCCTTTGCCTGGGCAGGTACCTTTGCGGAAACCAGCGACGGCCTGCCGCTGTTTGGAAAGCATTCACAGCATGGGCCCCGTGTGCTTTTCGCGCTGGCCTACGGGGGGAACGGTATTACCTACAGCATGCTGGGCGCGGGCTTGCTGCGCGCGCAGATTGAAGAACGCCCACACCCGCTGACCGAGCTGTTTGCGTTTTCGAGACTAGGATAA
- a CDS encoding Crp/Fnr family transcriptional regulator, translating into MTSIFHVADANQLLAGLPSFEQDAFIVTCETVELAFGEVLLEPTEAVNHVYFPIDSFISLIASLDSNDQLEVAMAGREGMFGTSLVLGVDESPLLALVQGAGTAFRLNAINFQALLLKCPVLHQRLKHYIYIVMRQLSQTAACNHFHRIEERLARWLLMTQDRAGGDQLHLTHEFLAMMLGVRRSGVTLAAISLQNRGLIHYQRGEINILDRPGLIEAACGCYKQDCALYNRILGVV; encoded by the coding sequence ATGACGTCTATTTTTCACGTTGCCGATGCCAATCAACTGCTCGCAGGACTCCCATCTTTCGAGCAAGACGCTTTTATAGTCACCTGCGAAACCGTTGAGCTGGCGTTTGGCGAGGTGCTGCTAGAGCCCACTGAGGCGGTTAATCACGTTTATTTTCCTATTGACAGCTTCATCTCGCTGATCGCCAGCCTCGATTCTAACGATCAGCTAGAAGTCGCGATGGCAGGGCGAGAGGGCATGTTCGGCACCTCCCTGGTGCTGGGCGTTGATGAGTCGCCGCTGCTTGCGTTAGTTCAAGGAGCAGGCACAGCTTTTCGCCTCAATGCGATTAATTTTCAAGCGCTACTACTGAAATGCCCAGTATTACATCAACGCCTAAAACACTATATCTACATCGTGATGCGTCAACTGTCTCAGACAGCGGCCTGCAATCACTTTCATCGGATTGAGGAGCGACTTGCCCGTTGGCTATTGATGACCCAGGACCGCGCTGGTGGTGATCAGTTACATCTAACCCACGAGTTTCTGGCTATGATGCTTGGCGTTAGGCGCTCAGGCGTAACGCTAGCAGCGATATCGCTGCAAAATCGCGGGCTCATTCATTATCAGCGTGGTGAAATCAACATACTTGACCGGCCAGGCCTGATCGAGGCGGCCTGTGGGTGTTATAAACAAGATTGTGCGCTTTACAACAGGATATTGGGGGTCGTCTAA
- a CDS encoding putative bifunctional diguanylate cyclase/phosphodiesterase yields MEFDDLPNADSSNDDAQAHNNFFSKKLEDTRLIEAEAALQASQEWAQATLNSIGDAVVTTDLSCRITYLNCVAEKLTGWPSADAIGKPLAEVLILVNGQTLETAANPAQRAMEENRTVGLAMDSVLIRKNGTQLEIEDSAAPIHDREGFIRGAVIVFHDACQSPIQSSKLAYQAQHDALTGLPNRVLLAERLSRAIGLAKRHQHQVALIYLDLDAFKPINDSLGHSLGDSLLQAVAGRLSECVRDTDTVCRQGGDEFVVLLSEIEQPQDAATIAEKILTALAAPYRIDSHELRITTSIGISIYPDHGINAPTLLSNADTAMYNAKENGCNHYQLFRSDMNTLKQQHHHIEFQLRQALKEDALFLNFQPRIDIATGLVCSAEALVRWRNPVLGLVQPSAFLPVAEARGLIGPMGHWVLFEVCRQLQTWQEEGIEIVPVAVNISTLELQDQSLPSRIANILTKTGLDAHFLELEVDESSLVYRENDVSIATLDALSHLGIRIAIDDFGTGTASLERLKCYPLDTLNIAPCFVHDMLDSPENSSFIEALIHFGQILSLRVIAKGVETQTQLDRLSLQGCDGAQGFLFSQPLSALDFTKLLGSGQPVYWASPIDDS; encoded by the coding sequence ATGGAATTCGATGACTTGCCGAACGCCGATAGCTCAAATGACGATGCACAGGCACATAACAATTTTTTCTCAAAGAAACTTGAAGATACACGTTTAATTGAGGCGGAGGCTGCCTTGCAAGCCTCTCAAGAATGGGCTCAGGCAACATTGAATTCGATCGGCGATGCCGTAGTGACAACCGACCTGTCGTGTCGGATTACCTACTTGAACTGTGTCGCTGAAAAGCTAACGGGTTGGCCGAGCGCTGATGCAATTGGTAAGCCATTGGCTGAGGTCTTGATACTCGTCAATGGGCAGACACTAGAGACGGCTGCCAACCCTGCACAGCGTGCCATGGAAGAAAACCGCACCGTTGGGCTCGCCATGGATAGCGTGCTGATACGTAAGAATGGGACTCAATTGGAGATAGAGGACTCGGCTGCACCCATCCATGACCGTGAAGGTTTTATCAGGGGCGCGGTGATCGTCTTTCATGATGCTTGCCAGTCACCCATCCAATCTTCAAAACTCGCCTACCAGGCTCAGCATGATGCTCTCACCGGGCTCCCCAACAGGGTCCTGCTTGCAGAGCGACTTTCTCGGGCCATTGGGCTTGCCAAACGGCATCAACATCAGGTGGCTCTGATATATCTAGACCTTGATGCCTTCAAACCCATTAATGATTCATTGGGCCATTCTCTAGGTGACAGCCTATTGCAGGCGGTTGCTGGCCGCCTCAGCGAATGTGTCCGCGATACTGACACGGTATGTCGGCAAGGGGGCGATGAATTTGTGGTGTTGCTAAGTGAAATTGAACAGCCACAGGATGCCGCCACAATTGCGGAGAAAATCCTGACCGCACTCGCCGCACCGTACCGAATTGACAGTCACGAGCTGCGCATCACCACCAGTATCGGCATCAGTATTTATCCCGACCACGGCATCAATGCCCCCACTCTACTTAGTAATGCCGACACGGCCATGTATAACGCGAAGGAAAACGGCTGTAACCACTATCAGCTGTTCAGGTCCGACATGAATACGCTGAAGCAGCAGCATCACCATATCGAGTTTCAACTGCGCCAAGCGCTGAAGGAAGATGCTCTTTTCCTCAATTTTCAACCTCGAATAGATATCGCTACTGGTCTTGTGTGTAGTGCTGAAGCGCTGGTGCGTTGGCGCAATCCCGTTCTAGGCCTTGTGCAGCCTTCGGCGTTTCTACCCGTCGCAGAAGCTCGTGGGCTTATTGGTCCCATGGGACACTGGGTGCTGTTTGAGGTCTGTCGCCAATTACAAACGTGGCAGGAAGAAGGCATAGAGATCGTACCTGTTGCGGTGAACATATCGACCTTGGAACTACAGGATCAGTCATTGCCATCCCGTATTGCCAATATTTTGACAAAGACAGGGCTAGACGCTCATTTCTTAGAATTGGAGGTGGACGAAAGCAGCCTTGTGTATCGTGAAAACGATGTTTCAATAGCGACGCTAGACGCGTTGAGTCATTTAGGGATACGCATTGCCATTGACGACTTCGGCACCGGCACGGCCAGCCTTGAACGCTTGAAGTGCTATCCCCTCGACACGCTTAATATCGCTCCCTGCTTTGTGCATGACATGCTCGATAGCCCAGAAAATTCCAGTTTTATCGAAGCCCTTATCCACTTTGGCCAAATATTGTCCTTACGCGTCATCGCCAAGGGTGTTGAAACACAAACACAGTTGGATCGTCTTAGTTTGCAAGGTTGTGATGGTGCGCAGGGCTTTCTGTTCAGTCAGCCGCTTTCAGCCCTGGACTTTACGAAGTTACTCGGTTCCGGCCAGCCTGTGTATTGGGCTTCACCCATAGACGACAGTTAA
- a CDS encoding patatin-like phospholipase family protein yields the protein MSQQPKPINLALQGGGAHGAFTWGVLDRILEDGRLRIAGISGTSAGAMNAVALADGFTRDGPEGGRAALDRFWRSMAGGAKNSPMKRTPFDVLTGNWGLENNPLYHVIDALSRVVSPYQLNPMNINPLRDLVKKSIDFDRVRQCTAFKLYISATNVESGNIKIFPREEITLDMLMASACLPQLYKAVEIDGVPYWDGGYMGNPSLFPFHGETGTNDILVIQINPIERKGAPIKAQDIQNRMNEISFNSSLLKELRGIDFVDRLIRQGKLSADEYRQVRVHIVENQAELIPLGASSKMNVEWEFLSKLRDLGRETVTYWLDENFAAIGEHSSVDLRQIFQGIGAQHQG from the coding sequence ATGTCACAGCAGCCCAAGCCTATTAACCTCGCTCTCCAAGGTGGCGGTGCGCATGGTGCCTTCACCTGGGGCGTTCTTGACCGTATTCTCGAAGATGGACGATTACGGATCGCCGGGATCTCGGGCACCTCAGCAGGGGCAATGAATGCCGTAGCGCTGGCCGATGGCTTTACACGTGATGGCCCGGAAGGTGGGCGGGCGGCGCTTGATCGCTTCTGGCGAAGCATGGCCGGTGGCGCCAAAAACAGCCCGATGAAACGCACGCCTTTTGATGTGCTAACGGGCAACTGGGGGCTGGAAAACAACCCTCTCTATCATGTTATCGATGCGCTTTCTCGTGTGGTTTCGCCCTATCAGCTCAATCCTATGAATATTAATCCGCTGCGCGATTTAGTGAAGAAAAGCATCGATTTTGACAGGGTGAGACAATGTACTGCCTTCAAGCTGTACATTTCCGCGACCAACGTTGAGAGCGGCAATATCAAGATATTCCCTCGCGAGGAGATCACATTGGATATGTTGATGGCCTCGGCCTGCCTTCCGCAGCTATACAAGGCCGTTGAGATCGACGGCGTGCCCTACTGGGACGGCGGCTACATGGGTAACCCATCGCTGTTTCCCTTCCACGGCGAGACCGGCACCAACGACATCCTGGTCATTCAGATCAATCCTATTGAGCGCAAGGGAGCCCCCATTAAGGCACAGGACATACAGAATCGGATGAACGAGATTAGTTTCAACAGCAGCCTGCTCAAGGAACTGCGTGGCATTGACTTCGTTGACCGGCTCATTCGCCAAGGCAAGCTTTCGGCGGATGAATACCGCCAGGTGCGGGTGCACATCGTGGAAAACCAGGCGGAGCTTATCCCCTTGGGGGCATCGTCAAAAATGAACGTTGAATGGGAATTTCTGAGCAAACTGCGCGATCTCGGCCGCGAAACAGTCACCTACTGGCTGGATGAAAATTTCGCTGCCATTGGCGAGCATTCGAGTGTTGATCTTCGTCAGATTTTCCAAGGCATCGGTGCGCAGCATCAAGGCTAG
- the thpD gene encoding ectoine hydroxylase, whose translation MSLSTDPYPSRLKESEDRIDPFIRTDPVVHSGNENRWRGPLDEITLSRYERDGFLWIEGFFNQERMEPFFDELREMAQDKELMASDQVIQDPKTGEIRSVFAMHELSEHFNRLTRDPRILGMVRQLLGSDVYIHQSRINDKVGFEGSGFNWHSDFETWHSEDGMPHMRAVSASLMLTDNNEFNGPLMLIPGSHHYFIPCVGETPDANWKDSLKAQLLGVPDQKALARMANRGGIQAPKGPAGSLMLFECNILHASNQNMSPWPRSNLFFVYNSVENLPVEPYAAKSERPEFLGTREKTSSLTMHDDFPKLA comes from the coding sequence ATGAGCCTATCCACTGATCCCTACCCTTCACGTCTGAAAGAGTCCGAAGATCGGATCGATCCCTTTATTCGGACCGATCCCGTGGTTCATTCCGGAAATGAAAACCGATGGCGTGGTCCGCTGGATGAGATCACATTATCAAGATATGAGCGGGATGGTTTCCTGTGGATTGAAGGATTCTTTAATCAGGAGCGGATGGAACCGTTTTTTGACGAACTTCGTGAAATGGCCCAGGACAAGGAACTGATGGCATCAGACCAGGTTATCCAAGATCCCAAAACTGGCGAAATTCGTTCAGTGTTTGCTATGCATGAACTTTCCGAACACTTCAACCGCCTTACCCGGGATCCCCGCATCCTGGGCATGGTCAGACAGTTGCTCGGCAGTGATGTCTACATTCATCAATCGCGGATTAACGACAAGGTCGGGTTTGAAGGCAGCGGGTTTAACTGGCACTCGGACTTCGAGACTTGGCATAGTGAGGATGGAATGCCCCACATGCGAGCGGTTAGCGCCTCGCTGATGCTCACGGACAACAACGAGTTCAATGGGCCGTTGATGCTAATACCCGGCTCTCACCACTACTTCATACCGTGCGTGGGTGAAACGCCGGACGCCAACTGGAAAGATTCACTCAAGGCCCAACTGCTAGGGGTTCCGGATCAGAAGGCACTCGCCAGGATGGCTAATCGCGGCGGTATTCAAGCGCCGAAAGGTCCGGCAGGTTCGCTGATGCTATTTGAGTGCAACATTCTGCACGCATCCAACCAAAATATGTCTCCTTGGCCCAGATCCAATCTATTCTTCGTTTACAACAGTGTCGAGAATTTGCCGGTAGAACCCTATGCCGCCAAGTCCGAAAGGCCCGAATTCCTGGGGACCCGGGAAAAAACTTCCTCACTGACCATGCATGACGATTTCCCGAAACTGGCCTGA
- a CDS encoding DUF2254 family protein has protein sequence MKKNHNRQRAPLSTLRIGKISMAMGIAMAIGLCVGLAALTVDATFLSPPPIELGTVADARVLLGAVISGLITVAVFGLWMRTVVVGMMAAHFSPRTLLIFLDDSFQRNLLAFMSAGIVAVLVILLRMPTEERVAAPLLSTVLVVMIALAAMAGVLLAIQHATRSLSLPELVSRLAENALEVLDRHPKARLELSQVPPPTTPTQTVLSPGTGWITAIDIDQMRKALPVGGVIHLRCRVGVFVTLRHPIAFVSLTEDGGEIDLDAVAKAVTLARTRSTEKDLAFAVSQLVDVGTFALQERWDTATAHEVMVHLGDVLAEIVDRGLPPLHDKDADGRCIYDETCWGAVDLVRQCVERLRGPAANDPEVAQHLMQMLHLIRQVAKDRTSTAVISEVDLQVELILKLATTNGMLAHDRQRLEREAKIVVNDP, from the coding sequence ATGAAGAAGAACCACAACAGGCAGCGAGCGCCCTTGTCCACGCTTCGCATCGGCAAGATTTCCATGGCAATGGGTATCGCCATGGCCATTGGCCTGTGCGTTGGCCTGGCGGCGCTGACTGTGGATGCCACATTCCTGTCGCCTCCACCGATCGAACTAGGCACCGTTGCTGACGCGAGAGTTCTGCTGGGGGCGGTGATCAGCGGCTTGATCACGGTGGCGGTGTTTGGCCTGTGGATGCGAACGGTTGTGGTGGGCATGATGGCCGCCCATTTTTCGCCCCGGACGCTGCTGATCTTTCTGGACGACAGTTTCCAGCGCAATTTGCTGGCATTTATGTCAGCAGGCATCGTGGCGGTACTGGTCATTCTGTTGCGAATGCCGACCGAAGAACGGGTGGCTGCTCCCCTTTTAAGTACCGTGCTGGTGGTGATGATTGCGCTCGCCGCCATGGCGGGAGTATTGCTGGCCATCCAGCATGCGACGCGGAGTTTATCTCTGCCGGAGCTTGTCAGCCGCCTTGCCGAAAATGCCCTCGAAGTGCTGGATCGCCACCCGAAGGCGCGCCTTGAACTCAGCCAAGTGCCGCCGCCAACGACCCCAACGCAGACCGTTCTATCTCCGGGTACGGGTTGGATTACGGCCATCGACATTGACCAGATGCGTAAGGCGCTTCCGGTCGGCGGGGTTATTCATCTGCGCTGTCGAGTCGGCGTGTTTGTTACTCTCCGGCACCCGATAGCGTTTGTCTCACTCACGGAGGACGGCGGGGAGATCGACCTTGATGCCGTGGCCAAAGCGGTCACCCTTGCCCGTACCCGCAGCACCGAGAAAGACCTCGCGTTTGCTGTGAGCCAACTGGTAGATGTCGGCACCTTTGCCCTTCAGGAGCGTTGGGATACCGCAACGGCTCACGAAGTCATGGTTCATCTTGGTGATGTGCTTGCGGAAATCGTCGACCGCGGACTCCCCCCCCTACACGATAAAGATGCCGACGGCCGTTGCATCTACGACGAAACGTGCTGGGGCGCTGTGGACCTGGTGCGTCAGTGCGTAGAGCGACTGCGAGGCCCGGCGGCCAATGACCCTGAGGTCGCCCAGCATCTGATGCAGATGCTCCATCTGATTCGTCAGGTCGCCAAGGATCGCACGTCAACGGCCGTTATCTCAGAAGTCGATCTGCAGGTGGAACTGATACTGAAGCTTGCAACGACCAACGGGATGCTGGCCCACGACCGCCAGCGGCTTGAGCGTGAGGCCAAGATTGTCGTAAATGATCCATGA
- a CDS encoding PRC-barrel domain-containing protein translates to MKIANQSNRIDKENRMKRTALAIAVGALSFGLTQSLLAQDEKPQANEQQQTNSEGVQQNEHDQEAQGAEVRVEGEPADVDVEQEPAEIQVEQQSPDVTVEQQPPEVTIEQPDPNVTVEQAEPNVTVEDQGEANIEVESAENVDAEMRDPNNQEQDASQQNKDEASEDQAEERNAFIDRNVSEIQGYAVYRQEDGEEVGDIERVVRDTQSGDIYVVITEGGFLGFGEDEMGYKVDDLELRNDNELVVRSSNSAQTGDYSSDQYEDIDSNQTLREAMQSN, encoded by the coding sequence ATGAAAATTGCAAATCAAAGTAACCGCATTGATAAGGAAAATCGAATGAAAAGGACAGCACTCGCCATTGCAGTTGGCGCCCTAAGCTTCGGCCTTACTCAGAGCCTCCTTGCCCAGGACGAGAAGCCACAGGCAAATGAACAGCAACAGACGAACTCGGAAGGCGTCCAGCAGAACGAACATGATCAGGAAGCTCAAGGAGCAGAGGTTCGCGTGGAGGGAGAGCCCGCTGACGTCGATGTCGAGCAAGAGCCGGCCGAGATCCAAGTTGAGCAACAGTCACCGGATGTGACCGTGGAGCAACAGCCGCCAGAAGTCACCATCGAGCAGCCGGACCCCAACGTTACCGTCGAACAGGCAGAGCCTAACGTAACCGTCGAAGATCAGGGCGAAGCCAATATTGAGGTTGAGAGCGCCGAAAACGTTGATGCTGAAATGCGTGATCCAAATAATCAGGAGCAAGATGCGTCCCAACAGAATAAAGATGAGGCGTCAGAAGATCAGGCGGAAGAGCGCAATGCCTTTATTGACAGGAACGTTAGTGAAATCCAAGGCTACGCGGTTTATCGTCAGGAAGACGGTGAAGAGGTTGGCGACATTGAACGCGTCGTTCGAGACACCCAGAGTGGTGACATCTATGTCGTGATTACTGAAGGTGGCTTCTTAGGATTCGGCGAAGACGAGATGGGCTATAAAGTGGATGATCTAGAGCTTCGTAACGATAATGAGCTTGTGGTCCGTTCAAGCAATAGCGCACAAACCGGCGACTATAGTAGCGATCAATACGAAGATATAGATAGTAACCAGACCCTTCGTGAGGCTATGCAGAGCAATTAA
- a CDS encoding Crp/Fnr family transcriptional regulator — MLETHDYQKNGLLGLLQKEELARLLPDLEKVTLTLGQSLCESGQHMSHVYFPLDSIVSLLCVMEDGASTEIAVVGHEGVVGVSLFMGGETTPSRAIVQSAGEAYRLKGRLLKYEFYRAGSMQRLMLRYTQALLTQMAQTAVCNRHHSLDKQLCRWLLLSLDRLPGNELFMTQELIANMLGVRREGVTESAGKLQRAGLITYHRGHITVIDRQGLEDRVCECYAVVKCEYDRLLTHNDII, encoded by the coding sequence ATGCTTGAAACGCACGATTATCAGAAAAATGGGCTACTGGGCTTACTGCAGAAAGAGGAGCTTGCACGCCTGCTGCCTGATCTGGAAAAAGTAACGTTAACGCTGGGACAATCGCTCTGTGAATCGGGTCAGCACATGAGCCATGTTTACTTTCCGCTTGATTCCATTGTTTCACTCCTCTGCGTGATGGAGGATGGTGCCTCAACAGAAATTGCTGTGGTGGGCCATGAGGGAGTTGTTGGTGTTTCACTGTTTATGGGCGGTGAGACCACGCCCAGCCGTGCGATCGTCCAGAGTGCCGGGGAGGCCTACCGGCTCAAGGGTAGATTACTCAAATATGAGTTTTACCGAGCCGGGTCGATGCAGCGACTGATGTTACGCTATACCCAGGCTTTGCTTACCCAGATGGCGCAAACGGCGGTATGCAATCGACACCACAGTCTCGATAAACAACTCTGTCGCTGGCTATTGCTCAGCCTTGATCGACTGCCCGGTAATGAACTGTTCATGACCCAGGAATTGATCGCCAATATGTTGGGTGTGCGTCGCGAGGGCGTAACAGAATCGGCGGGGAAGCTTCAGAGGGCAGGGCTCATTACCTACCACCGGGGACATATTACGGTGATAGACCGGCAGGGCTTGGAAGATCGCGTATGCGAGTGTTACGCGGTGGTCAAGTGCGAGTACGACCGTCTACTCACCCACAACGATATTATTTAA
- a CDS encoding phasin family protein, whose translation MSTEKTSKDSDKNAENATGRAKDQANNSVVEPARAYGTLMTDYYEQLFSTQFDAVREFADKSLAQSRSWLDVKDSESFQKVAEEQQQTIREMGERLKEDTQKINALSQQYLKESQQLASESMQKGKGHIEDSMQKSKEDLDDTHQKGQQQADKSKSSKSASATSK comes from the coding sequence ATGAGCACTGAAAAGACCAGTAAAGACAGCGATAAAAATGCTGAGAATGCAACAGGTCGCGCCAAAGATCAGGCTAACAACTCGGTCGTCGAGCCAGCACGTGCCTATGGAACATTGATGACTGATTACTATGAACAACTGTTCTCGACCCAGTTTGACGCTGTTCGCGAATTCGCAGATAAAAGCTTGGCTCAGTCTCGTTCTTGGCTTGACGTCAAGGACTCTGAAAGCTTTCAGAAAGTGGCCGAAGAGCAGCAGCAAACTATCCGCGAAATGGGCGAACGATTGAAAGAGGATACTCAAAAAATCAACGCCCTGAGCCAGCAATACCTTAAAGAAAGTCAGCAGTTGGCGTCGGAAAGCATGCAAAAAGGTAAGGGTCATATTGAAGACAGCATGCAGAAGAGTAAGGAAGACTTAGACGATACTCACCAGAAAGGGCAACAGCAGGCTGATAAAAGTAAAAGCAGTAAATCAGCCAGTGCAACAAGCAAGTAA